A genomic segment from Sphingobacteriaceae bacterium encodes:
- the murG gene encoding undecaprenyldiphospho-muramoylpentapeptide beta-N-acetylglucosaminyltransferase has protein sequence MRVVLTGGGTGGHIYPALALAEELRRHDPHVNLLYVGSRTGLEGRIVPAAGIPFVAIPARGLVGKSMMDRVRGVAALLQGMAAARKILTDARPWVVVGTGGYVSGPVGMMAAIMGIPLIVHEQNAFPSVTNRLLSPRAAAVAVPFPAVGDAFPRARRVVVTGNPVRPAILAADGREARRQLALDGFRRVVLVTSGSRGAQRINEAAHALAASLPEDTALLWVTGERYYDDVLARLQEAGLAPGPPGPLRIRPYLEEMELALAAADLAVTRAGGISLAEVTARGLPAVVVPSPHVTHDHQRHNARVLAGAGAAVMLEDDQCTGEALARIVGQLLADEERLAAMAAASGALGVPDAARRLAQLVLETARQPAPRRR, from the coding sequence ATGCGGGTTGTTTTGACGGGAGGCGGCACGGGGGGCCACATCTACCCCGCCCTGGCCCTGGCCGAGGAACTGCGCCGGCACGACCCCCACGTCAACCTCCTCTACGTGGGCAGCCGGACGGGGCTGGAGGGGCGCATCGTGCCCGCCGCCGGCATTCCCTTCGTGGCCATACCCGCCCGGGGTTTGGTGGGCAAAAGCATGATGGACCGGGTGCGGGGCGTGGCCGCCCTCCTCCAGGGGATGGCTGCCGCCAGGAAGATTCTCACCGACGCCCGGCCATGGGTGGTGGTGGGGACCGGCGGCTACGTGTCGGGTCCTGTGGGCATGATGGCGGCCATCATGGGCATTCCCCTCATCGTCCACGAGCAGAACGCCTTTCCCAGCGTCACCAACCGGCTGCTCAGCCCCAGGGCGGCGGCGGTGGCGGTGCCCTTTCCCGCCGTGGGGGACGCCTTTCCCAGGGCCCGGCGGGTGGTGGTGACGGGCAACCCGGTGCGGCCCGCCATTTTGGCCGCCGACGGCCGGGAGGCCCGGCGGCAGCTGGCCTTGGACGGCTTCCGGCGGGTGGTGCTGGTCACCAGCGGCAGCCGGGGTGCCCAGCGGATCAACGAGGCGGCCCACGCCCTGGCGGCATCATTGCCGGAGGACACCGCCCTCCTGTGGGTGACGGGGGAGCGGTACTACGATGATGTGCTGGCCCGGCTGCAGGAGGCCGGCCTGGCCCCCGGCCCGCCGGGCCCCCTGCGGATCCGTCCTTACTTGGAAGAGATGGAGCTGGCCTTGGCGGCGGCGGATCTGGCGGTGACCCGGGCCGGGGGCATCAGCCTGGCGGAGGTCACCGCCCGGGGCCTGCCGGCGGTGGTGGTGCCGTCGCCCCATGTCACCCATGACCACCAGCGGCACAACGCCCGGGTGCTGGCCGGGGCGGGCGCCGCCGTCATGCTGGAGGATGATCAGTGCACCGGGGAAGCCTTGGCCCGCATCGTGGGCCAACTGCTGGCCGATGAGGAGCGACTGGCGGCCATGGCCGCCGCCAGCGGGGCCCTGGGCGTGCCCGACGCCGCCCGGCGGCTGGCCCAGCTGGTGCTGGAAACGGCCCGGCAGCCGGCGCCCCGACGCCGGTAA
- the mraY gene encoding phospho-N-acetylmuramoyl-pentapeptide-transferase, with protein MVQAVIGAALVAFVAALLLGPILLPVLRRLRIGQVIRAQGPARHQSKAGVPTMGGILFLTALALGVIFFAPRTPALGAALIVTYGFGLTGFADDYLKVVLQRPLGLRARHKLVAQLALGAFLGFFALSQGFGSWVALPFTDTVVDLGVFYVPFVILVITGASNAVNITDGLDGLAGGAAVIALSFYLLVALNQGLTDMAVFAVALAGGTAGFLFFNIHPAKAFMGDTGALALGGALGSLAVLTKTELLLPIVAGLFVIEAASVIVQVLYFRLTGGRRLLRMSPLHHHFELVGWPEQRVVTTFWLVALACAGLGFVAMWGIGG; from the coding sequence ATGGTACAGGCTGTAATCGGGGCAGCCTTGGTGGCTTTTGTCGCTGCCCTATTGCTGGGTCCCATCCTGCTGCCCGTTTTGCGCCGCCTGCGCATCGGACAGGTTATCCGCGCCCAAGGGCCCGCCCGTCACCAATCCAAGGCGGGGGTGCCCACCATGGGCGGGATCCTGTTCCTCACCGCCCTGGCCCTGGGCGTCATCTTTTTCGCCCCCCGCACCCCGGCCTTGGGGGCGGCCCTCATCGTCACCTACGGCTTCGGCCTCACCGGTTTCGCCGATGACTACCTGAAGGTGGTCCTCCAGCGCCCCCTGGGTCTGCGGGCCCGCCACAAGCTGGTGGCCCAGCTGGCCTTGGGCGCCTTCCTGGGCTTTTTCGCCCTGTCCCAGGGCTTCGGCTCCTGGGTGGCCCTGCCCTTTACCGACACGGTGGTGGACCTGGGCGTCTTCTACGTGCCCTTTGTCATTTTGGTCATCACCGGGGCCAGCAACGCCGTAAACATCACCGACGGCTTGGATGGCCTGGCGGGGGGCGCCGCCGTCATCGCCCTGTCCTTCTACCTGCTGGTGGCCTTGAATCAAGGGCTGACGGACATGGCCGTTTTCGCCGTAGCCCTGGCCGGCGGCACCGCCGGCTTCCTTTTCTTCAACATCCATCCCGCCAAGGCTTTCATGGGCGACACCGGCGCCCTGGCCCTGGGCGGGGCCTTGGGCTCCCTGGCGGTGCTGACCAAGACGGAGCTCCTGCTGCCCATCGTGGCGGGCCTGTTCGTCATCGAGGCGGCTTCCGTAATCGTGCAGGTGCTTTACTTTCGCCTCACCGGCGGGCGGCGGCTGCTGCGCATGAGCCCCCTCCACCATCACTTCGAACTGGTGGGGTGGCCCGAGCAGCGGGTGGTGACCACCTTTTGGCTGGTGGCCTTGGCCTGTGCGGGCCTGGGCTTCGTGGCCATGTGGGGCATAGGGGGGTAG
- the murB gene encoding UDP-N-acetylmuramate dehydrogenase — protein MVRGRVTVNEPLKPLTTIRIGGPADLMAAPADEDDLLAALAWARQHQVPWHILGAGSNLLVPDEGLRGLVVRTRPALDTLRFDGNRVLVGSGASVARLVGQAARLGLQGVEGLAGVPGSVGGALAMNAGTRGGDIGSRVEWVRIVDQEGRVRELTREELAFGYRSSRLQQEPWLALTACLVLEPGDPQAIRARVDDALRYRNETQPLQWPNAGSIFKNPPGDAAGRLIDAAGCKGMRRGDAQVSEMHANWIINLGDARADDVVALMVDVAEAVWSRFALVLEPEIRLLGPLSARWRQAVARLEQQPGSPA, from the coding sequence ATGGTTCGCGGCCGCGTTACGGTCAACGAACCCTTAAAACCATTGACCACCATTCGCATCGGCGGCCCGGCGGATCTGATGGCGGCCCCCGCCGACGAGGATGATCTGCTGGCGGCCCTGGCCTGGGCCCGGCAGCACCAAGTGCCTTGGCACATCCTGGGGGCGGGCAGCAACCTGCTGGTGCCCGACGAAGGGCTCCGGGGCCTGGTGGTGCGCACCCGGCCCGCCCTGGACACCTTGCGCTTCGACGGCAACCGGGTGCTGGTGGGCTCCGGCGCCTCGGTGGCCCGCCTGGTGGGCCAGGCGGCCCGTCTGGGCCTTCAGGGTGTGGAAGGCCTGGCCGGCGTGCCCGGCAGCGTGGGGGGCGCCCTGGCCATGAACGCCGGCACCCGGGGCGGCGACATAGGCAGCCGGGTGGAATGGGTGCGCATCGTCGACCAAGAGGGCCGGGTGAGGGAACTGACCCGGGAGGAACTGGCCTTCGGCTACCGGAGCAGCCGCCTCCAGCAGGAGCCGTGGCTGGCTCTTACGGCGTGCCTGGTTCTGGAGCCCGGCGACCCCCAGGCCATTCGGGCCCGGGTCGACGATGCCCTCCGGTACCGGAACGAAACCCAGCCCCTCCAATGGCCCAACGCCGGCAGCATTTTCAAGAACCCGCCCGGGGATGCCGCCGGGCGTCTCATCGACGCCGCCGGCTGCAAGGGCATGCGCCGGGGCGACGCCCAGGTCTCGGAGATGCACGCCAACTGGATCATCAATCTGGGAGACGCCCGGGCCGATGACGTGGTGGCTTTGATGGTAGATGTAGCGGAGGCGGTCTGGTCCCGCTTCGCCCTGGTCCTGGAACCGGAAATCCGTCTCCTGGGCCCCCTGTCGGCCCGCTGGCGCCAAGCCGTGGCCCGGCTGGAACAGCAACCCGGGTCCCCCGCCTGA
- a CDS encoding UDP-N-acetylmuramoyl-L-alanyl-D-glutamate--2,6-diaminopimelate ligase, translating to MRLGDLLRELPDGLYKVHGSPDVPVTGIAYDSRRVRPGFVFVPWRGGLVHGDGHRFIPDALAAGAAVIVAEQGAVDPAAVRERAVLVETTDSRLILGLMASAFFHHPSTRLRLIGVTGTNGKTTTTHLVRHLLQWAGHAVGLVGTVYNVVGGRRREGSLTTPQAPELQALLAEMAAAGDRYVLMEVASHALQQNRTAGCRFDAGVFTNLSQDHLDYHGTMEAYRDAKARLFAGLSRDRGGDGPYAVLNADDPAGPYMARAGDGRVVWYGLASPADIMARNIRITSAGTSFQVVTPVGSAQVTMPLVGRFNVYNALAALAVAMEEGMALPEAVAALADAPPVEGRFQRVDLGQPFTVIVDYAHTPDGLEKALSTAREFTRGRLWVVFGAGGDRDRAKRPLMGAVAARLADHIVLTSDNPRSEDPEQILAEIEEGARAAMGNGEFLAVVPDRGQAIAAAIEQAKPGDVVLIAGKGHETYQIFRDETVYFDDREAAAAAIRRRLAAR from the coding sequence ATGCGCCTGGGGGACCTGCTCAGGGAACTGCCCGACGGCTTGTATAAAGTGCACGGCTCCCCCGACGTGCCCGTGACGGGGATCGCCTACGATTCCCGCCGGGTCCGGCCCGGCTTCGTTTTCGTCCCCTGGCGGGGCGGCCTGGTCCACGGCGACGGCCACCGCTTCATCCCCGATGCCCTGGCGGCGGGCGCCGCCGTTATTGTGGCGGAGCAGGGCGCCGTCGATCCTGCCGCAGTGCGGGAGCGGGCCGTCCTGGTGGAAACCACCGACTCCCGCCTCATCCTCGGCCTCATGGCCAGCGCCTTTTTCCATCACCCCAGCACCCGCCTCCGCCTCATCGGCGTCACCGGCACCAACGGGAAGACCACCACCACCCATCTGGTGCGGCACCTGCTGCAGTGGGCCGGCCATGCCGTGGGGCTGGTGGGCACGGTGTACAATGTGGTGGGCGGCCGCCGGCGGGAAGGCAGCCTGACCACGCCCCAGGCGCCGGAACTCCAGGCCTTGCTGGCGGAAATGGCGGCGGCGGGCGACCGCTATGTCTTGATGGAAGTCGCTTCCCACGCCCTGCAGCAAAACAGGACCGCCGGCTGCCGGTTCGATGCCGGGGTGTTCACCAACCTTTCCCAGGACCACCTGGATTACCACGGCACCATGGAGGCGTACCGGGACGCCAAGGCCCGGCTTTTCGCCGGCTTGTCCCGGGATCGGGGCGGGGATGGCCCCTACGCCGTCTTGAACGCCGATGACCCGGCGGGCCCCTACATGGCCCGGGCCGGCGACGGGCGGGTCGTCTGGTACGGCCTGGCGTCACCGGCGGACATAATGGCCCGTAATATCCGTATAACTTCGGCAGGCACGTCTTTTCAGGTGGTGACGCCGGTGGGTTCCGCCCAGGTGACCATGCCCCTGGTGGGGCGCTTCAACGTTTACAACGCCCTGGCAGCCCTGGCGGTGGCCATGGAGGAAGGCATGGCCCTGCCCGAGGCCGTGGCCGCCTTGGCCGACGCCCCGCCGGTGGAAGGCCGCTTCCAAAGGGTGGACCTGGGCCAGCCCTTCACCGTCATCGTCGATTACGCCCATACCCCCGACGGCCTGGAAAAGGCCTTGTCCACGGCCCGGGAATTCACCCGGGGCCGCTTGTGGGTGGTCTTCGGGGCCGGCGGCGACCGGGACCGGGCCAAGCGGCCCTTGATGGGCGCCGTGGCCGCCCGGCTGGCCGATCACATCGTTTTGACCTCCGACAACCCCCGCAGCGAGGATCCGGAGCAAATCCTGGCGGAAATAGAAGAGGGAGCCAGGGCGGCCATGGGGAACGGCGAATTCCTGGCGGTGGTGCCCGACCGGGGCCAGGCCATCGCCGCCGCCATTGAACAGGCCAAGCCCGGCGACGTGGTGTTGATCGCCGGCAAGGGCCATGAAACATATCAAATTTTCCGCGACGAAACCGTTTACTTCGACGACCGGGAAGCGGCCGCGGCGGCCATCCGCCGGCGGCTGGCGGCCCGCTGA
- the murF gene encoding UDP-N-acetylmuramoyl-tripeptide--D-alanyl-D-alanine ligase translates to MLFTVGEAAAAVGGTLRGVDPATPVTGVVIDSRATGPGDLFVALAGQNVDGHLFARDAAAKGAACVLVDPRRLPPGGDLPRIEVEQPLTALGRLAAWYRKGFQVPTIGVTGSVGKTTTKEMIAAVLGRRGPVLKSFGNYNNEIGVPLSTFAWRPEHRAAVFELAMRARGDIKLLTDIVQPTMGVITKIGPTHLEVLGSMEAIAAAKAELIDALPESGVAVLNADDPLVAAMAGQAPGRVVLYGTGAEAEVRGQDPRPDGRFAFTFQLTTPAGSGRVRVPSPGAHLMTNALAAAAVGWVMGLSVEETAKGLAAYQPAGPRLEIITLPGLTILDDSYNAAPVSVKASLGALAQAAGSGRAIAVLGDMLELGSLAQEGHAEVGRAAAGTADYLFCYGPLMAHAAAAAREAGMPGENVRHYQDKERLTADLLGLLRPGDTLLVKGSRSMDMGSIVTALRRDWRSR, encoded by the coding sequence TTGCTGTTTACCGTTGGTGAAGCGGCCGCCGCCGTAGGCGGCACCCTCCGGGGGGTGGACCCCGCCACCCCCGTGACGGGGGTGGTCATTGACTCCCGGGCAACGGGTCCCGGGGACTTGTTCGTGGCCCTGGCGGGTCAAAACGTGGACGGCCATCTGTTTGCCCGGGACGCCGCGGCCAAGGGGGCGGCCTGCGTCCTGGTGGACCCCCGGCGGCTGCCGCCCGGAGGCGACCTGCCCCGCATCGAGGTGGAGCAGCCCCTGACGGCCCTGGGGCGCCTGGCTGCCTGGTACCGCAAGGGCTTCCAGGTTCCCACCATCGGCGTCACGGGCAGCGTGGGCAAGACTACCACCAAAGAGATGATTGCCGCCGTTCTGGGCCGGCGGGGACCTGTACTGAAATCCTTCGGCAACTACAACAACGAAATCGGCGTGCCCCTAAGCACCTTCGCCTGGCGCCCCGAGCACCGGGCGGCGGTGTTCGAGCTGGCCATGCGGGCCAGGGGCGACATCAAGCTGCTGACGGACATCGTCCAGCCCACCATGGGCGTGATCACCAAGATCGGGCCCACCCACCTGGAAGTGCTGGGCTCCATGGAGGCCATCGCCGCGGCCAAGGCGGAATTGATCGATGCCCTGCCCGAATCGGGCGTCGCCGTCCTCAACGCCGACGACCCCTTGGTAGCGGCCATGGCCGGCCAGGCCCCGGGCCGGGTGGTGCTGTACGGGACGGGCGCCGAGGCCGAGGTGCGGGGCCAGGATCCCCGGCCCGACGGCCGTTTCGCCTTCACCTTCCAGTTGACCACCCCGGCGGGGAGCGGGCGGGTGCGGGTGCCTTCCCCGGGGGCCCACCTGATGACCAACGCCCTGGCGGCGGCCGCCGTGGGATGGGTGATGGGCCTCTCGGTGGAGGAGACGGCCAAGGGCCTGGCCGCCTACCAGCCGGCGGGGCCCCGCCTGGAGATCATCACCCTGCCGGGCCTGACCATATTGGACGACTCCTACAATGCGGCGCCCGTTTCGGTGAAGGCCTCCCTGGGGGCCTTGGCCCAGGCCGCCGGGTCGGGCCGGGCCATCGCCGTGTTGGGAGACATGCTGGAACTGGGCTCCCTGGCCCAGGAGGGCCATGCCGAGGTGGGCCGGGCCGCGGCCGGGACGGCCGACTACTTGTTCTGCTACGGGCCCCTCATGGCCCACGCCGCCGCCGCCGCCCGGGAGGCGGGCATGCCCGGAGAGAATGTACGCCACTACCAAGACAAGGAGCGGTTGACGGCCGACCTGCTGGGCCTGCTCCGCCCGGGGGACACCTTGCTGGTCAAGGGTTCCCGCAGCATGGACATGGGTTCCATCGTTACGGCTTTAAGGCGGGATTGGCGATCCCGGTGA
- the ftsW gene encoding putative lipid II flippase FtsW — protein MKARHRTADLVIVAAVVLLLVVSVLMVFSASFFKAEQERLDRYYYLKRQLMWAGAGLAAMFLTSQIQYWHWRRVARPLLLVTVLLLVVVLIPGVGIKVQGSRRWLGVGSMSFQPSEAAKLVLIMFWAAYYSRRTDQVRRFWPVLLPFLGITGLVAGLVHEQPDLGTAVTLAAISVVMLFLAGARLGHLFLMGMAGAPMLAWLIYSKPERMRRILAFLNPEADPAESGYHIIQSLYALGSGHLFGVGYGASRQKFYYLPEEHTDFIFSIIGEELGFLGAGLVLVLFAIIGWRGYRVAASAPDTFGALMAAGLTSSILLQTIINIGVVTGTLPITGIPLPLVSYGGSSLVFTMAGIGILLNLSKYVPP, from the coding sequence GTGAAGGCCAGGCACCGGACGGCAGACTTGGTCATCGTGGCAGCGGTGGTCCTCCTCCTGGTCGTCAGCGTGCTGATGGTCTTCAGCGCCAGCTTCTTCAAGGCGGAGCAGGAGCGCCTGGACCGCTACTACTATTTGAAGCGGCAGCTTATGTGGGCGGGCGCCGGCCTGGCCGCCATGTTTCTCACGTCCCAAATCCAGTACTGGCATTGGCGGCGGGTGGCCAGACCCCTGCTGCTGGTGACGGTGCTGCTGCTGGTGGTGGTCCTCATCCCGGGGGTGGGGATCAAGGTCCAGGGCTCCCGCCGCTGGCTGGGCGTGGGCTCCATGAGCTTCCAGCCCTCCGAAGCGGCCAAGCTGGTGCTCATCATGTTCTGGGCCGCCTATTACTCCCGGCGCACCGACCAGGTTCGCCGCTTCTGGCCCGTATTGCTGCCCTTCCTGGGCATCACCGGCTTGGTGGCGGGCCTGGTCCACGAGCAGCCCGACCTGGGCACCGCCGTCACCCTGGCGGCCATCAGCGTGGTCATGCTTTTCCTGGCCGGGGCGCGCCTGGGGCATCTCTTCCTCATGGGCATGGCCGGGGCGCCCATGCTGGCCTGGCTCATCTACAGCAAGCCCGAGCGGATGCGCCGCATCCTGGCCTTCCTCAACCCCGAAGCAGATCCGGCGGAGTCGGGCTACCATATCATCCAGTCCTTGTACGCCCTGGGCTCGGGCCATCTGTTCGGGGTGGGCTACGGCGCCAGCCGGCAAAAGTTTTACTACCTGCCCGAGGAACATACCGACTTCATCTTTTCCATCATCGGCGAGGAGTTGGGCTTCCTGGGAGCGGGGCTGGTGCTGGTCCTTTTCGCCATCATAGGCTGGCGGGGCTACCGGGTGGCGGCCTCGGCCCCCGACACCTTCGGCGCCCTGATGGCCGCCGGCCTGACCTCGTCCATCCTGCTCCAGACCATCATCAACATCGGCGTGGTCACCGGCACCCTGCCCATCACGGGGATCCCGCTGCCCCTGGTCAGCTACGGCGGCTCATCCCTGGTGTTCACCATGGCGGGGATCGGCATCTTGTTGAATTTGTCCAAATACGTGCCGCCTTGA